A stretch of the Clostridiales bacterium genome encodes the following:
- a CDS encoding carboxylesterase family protein, giving the protein MLRQVKTENGWVRGIEAADPRITAFKGIPFAAPPVGKNRWRAPLPCENWDGVKECYRFAPISMQWIPGLGTDIYCREWHVDPEIAMGEDCLYLNVWTNAKSADEKQPVLVWFFGGGLQCGYPAEMEFDGERIARRGIVVVTVNYRVGALGFLTHPEITAQQPDAPANFGNLDQQAGLRWVQRNIAAFGGDPEQVTIAGQSAGGGSVMSQVACPDNSGLFKNAVVMSAMIFDPYFRREVGRPELLRDAEKKGEDFFAYLGVKDLEEARAMDAVTLQRSYEKYMESHVPFFTVQDDLFCVGDPIALYRQGKCVDVNMMAGNTSTEFLNTIDAKDEKELEAEAKRLFGDKAGEFLKTPESRKNLPGQGYAPVSGIECTVKGVLSDKAAQGKGGYCYCFDPDIPGWDNPGTFHSSDLWFWFETLAKCWRPFTGRHYDLARQMCDYFCNFIRNGNPNGKDLNGETLPQWDKWSAESPCTMRFTGDGAKAEYEAQSAFGKFITERIMERMKGL; this is encoded by the coding sequence ATGCTGAGACAGGTGAAAACAGAGAACGGATGGGTGCGCGGAATTGAAGCGGCAGATCCGAGGATTACAGCATTCAAGGGAATTCCTTTTGCCGCACCGCCGGTGGGGAAGAACCGCTGGCGCGCACCGCTGCCATGCGAAAACTGGGACGGGGTGAAGGAATGCTACCGTTTTGCGCCGATCTCGATGCAGTGGATTCCGGGACTCGGAACCGATATCTACTGCCGGGAATGGCATGTGGATCCGGAAATTGCAATGGGCGAGGACTGCCTGTACCTGAATGTGTGGACAAATGCGAAGAGCGCGGATGAAAAACAGCCGGTGCTGGTATGGTTCTTCGGGGGCGGGCTGCAGTGCGGCTATCCCGCGGAGATGGAGTTTGACGGGGAACGGATTGCCCGGCGCGGGATCGTTGTTGTGACGGTCAACTACCGGGTCGGTGCGCTGGGATTCCTGACCCATCCGGAGATTACCGCACAGCAGCCGGATGCCCCGGCCAATTTCGGCAACCTGGACCAGCAGGCCGGACTGCGCTGGGTGCAGCGGAACATCGCAGCCTTCGGCGGAGACCCGGAACAGGTGACCATTGCCGGCCAGTCCGCCGGCGGCGGAAGCGTCATGTCCCAGGTGGCATGCCCGGACAACAGCGGGCTGTTCAAAAACGCTGTCGTGATGAGCGCGATGATCTTTGATCCCTACTTCCGCCGGGAAGTCGGCCGGCCGGAACTGCTGCGGGACGCGGAGAAGAAGGGAGAAGACTTTTTCGCCTACCTTGGGGTGAAGGACCTGGAGGAAGCGCGGGCCATGGATGCGGTAACGCTGCAGCGCAGCTATGAGAAATATATGGAGTCGCACGTGCCTTTCTTCACAGTGCAGGATGACCTCTTCTGCGTCGGCGACCCGATTGCCCTGTACCGGCAGGGGAAGTGCGTGGACGTGAATATGATGGCAGGGAATACCAGCACAGAGTTCCTGAATACGATTGACGCGAAGGATGAAAAGGAACTGGAGGCTGAAGCAAAGCGCCTGTTCGGCGACAAGGCCGGAGAATTCCTGAAGACGCCGGAAAGCCGGAAGAATCTCCCGGGACAGGGATACGCACCGGTCAGCGGCATCGAATGCACCGTGAAGGGTGTACTCAGTGACAAGGCTGCGCAGGGGAAAGGCGGATACTGCTACTGCTTCGATCCGGATATTCCGGGATGGGACAATCCGGGCACCTTCCACTCCTCGGACCTGTGGTTCTGGTTTGAAACGCTGGCCAAGTGCTGGCGGCCGTTCACCGGACGCCATTACGACCTGGCCCGGCAGATGTGTGACTATTTCTGCAATTTCATCCGCAACGGGAATCCGAACGGGAAGGACCTGAACGGGGAAACCCTGCCGCAGTGGGATAAATGGTCTGCAGAAAGCCCCTGCACAATGCGGTTTACCGGAGACGGCGCAAAAGCGGAGTATGAAGCCCAGAGCGCATTCGGGAAGTTCATCACGGAACGGATTATGGAACGCATGAAAGGGTTATAA
- a CDS encoding right-handed parallel beta-helix repeat-containing protein, translating into MTRKDPSSILPDGQRYEFWEKEPVWERELFVSNTDPNASDENDGSEGKPFRTISRAAAEASPGTRVRIHAGIYRECVQPVYGGTDPEHMVSYEAYGDGDVILRASEEVTDFIPSEGWMLFRGPGPVPEGEPRIWEYDLDPELFRGYNPFCAVNILHDRLFIEYDKTDMTTYLNRRGCVFCDGKPLRQVPLYNGMGREDNTYWVEANGMKVHFRLAGDADPREHRIEVTVREQCFAPAKPFLNYIRVKGLICEHAATGAPVPQRGAISAHRGHHWIIEDCEVNWSNGVAIDVGNECWHHTHTPGEMIGYSVIRGCRIRDAGVCGIAGMFSERLLIEDNVIEGTGWQKMELSWEAGAIKLHNSVNGLIRHNVFRNTFRADHLWLDCGNENNRITGNLFLDGIEQREAIFIECTREGVNLIDNNIIWNVEGRFDPAKVPAEPGSSGWYKLREHDVVNGYGVYGEGTDRLYIAHNLIGRCRHSGYYLKPVPFRMHGLERGGTSRDAKIINNIFYECGEAAVDLPTRDNEVEGNLYVRMTGGYLRVMYPEPEVCLNLPAWQEFCGFDREGQNGWFDIDVDAEAGTVTFRETREGPFGFRGEAERLKLIRNPGDVREVTADAASREDRFDTERGAAALPGPYAVWEKTGDGVYRAKI; encoded by the coding sequence ATGACGCGGAAAGACCCCTCATCGATCCTGCCAGACGGACAGAGATATGAATTCTGGGAAAAGGAACCGGTATGGGAACGGGAACTGTTTGTGAGCAATACCGACCCGAATGCCTCGGATGAGAATGACGGCAGCGAAGGCAAACCCTTCCGCACAATCAGCCGGGCTGCGGCGGAGGCCAGCCCGGGGACCCGGGTGCGTATCCATGCCGGAATTTACCGGGAGTGTGTGCAGCCGGTATACGGCGGAACAGATCCGGAGCATATGGTTTCATATGAAGCATACGGGGACGGGGATGTGATCCTGCGCGCTTCCGAGGAAGTGACGGATTTTATTCCGAGCGAAGGGTGGATGCTGTTCCGCGGTCCCGGTCCGGTACCGGAAGGAGAACCCCGGATCTGGGAATACGACCTGGATCCGGAACTGTTCCGGGGATACAACCCGTTCTGTGCGGTGAACATCCTGCATGACCGGCTGTTCATTGAGTATGACAAAACCGATATGACCACCTACCTGAACCGGCGGGGGTGTGTTTTCTGCGACGGAAAGCCGCTCCGGCAGGTACCGCTGTATAACGGGATGGGCCGGGAGGACAATACCTACTGGGTGGAAGCAAACGGCATGAAGGTGCATTTCCGCCTGGCCGGGGATGCCGATCCGCGGGAACACCGGATTGAGGTGACGGTCCGCGAACAGTGCTTTGCGCCGGCAAAACCCTTCCTGAACTATATCCGAGTGAAGGGGCTCATCTGTGAGCACGCGGCGACGGGCGCACCGGTTCCGCAGCGCGGCGCCATTTCCGCCCACCGCGGGCACCACTGGATCATTGAAGACTGCGAGGTTAACTGGTCCAATGGCGTGGCAATCGACGTCGGAAATGAGTGCTGGCACCATACCCATACACCGGGGGAAATGATCGGATACAGTGTGATCCGCGGCTGCCGGATCCGGGATGCCGGCGTATGCGGGATCGCCGGGATGTTCTCGGAACGTTTGCTGATCGAGGACAATGTGATTGAGGGGACTGGCTGGCAGAAGATGGAACTGAGCTGGGAGGCCGGCGCAATCAAGCTGCACAACAGCGTGAACGGGCTGATCCGGCACAATGTTTTCCGGAATACCTTCCGGGCAGACCACCTGTGGCTGGACTGCGGGAACGAGAATAACCGGATCACCGGGAACCTGTTCCTGGACGGAATCGAACAGCGGGAAGCCATCTTTATTGAATGCACCCGGGAAGGGGTCAACCTGATCGACAACAATATCATCTGGAATGTGGAGGGCCGGTTTGACCCGGCCAAGGTTCCGGCAGAGCCGGGATCTTCCGGATGGTACAAGCTGCGGGAGCATGACGTTGTGAACGGCTACGGCGTCTACGGGGAAGGAACCGACCGGCTGTATATTGCCCATAACCTGATTGGCCGGTGCCGGCACAGCGGATACTACCTGAAGCCGGTTCCGTTCCGCATGCACGGGCTGGAACGCGGCGGAACCTCACGGGACGCGAAGATCATCAACAATATCTTCTATGAATGCGGGGAGGCGGCGGTTGACCTGCCCACCCGGGACAACGAGGTGGAAGGCAACCTGTATGTCCGGATGACGGGCGGATACCTGCGGGTGATGTATCCGGAACCGGAAGTCTGCCTGAACCTGCCGGCGTGGCAGGAATTCTGCGGATTTGACCGGGAGGGGCAGAACGGCTGGTTTGATATCGACGTGGACGCGGAAGCCGGCACCGTGACATTCCGGGAAACCAGGGAAGGTCCGTTCGGATTCCGCGGGGAAGCGGAAAGGCTGAAACTGATCCGGAATCCGGGGGATGTCCGCGAGGTAACGGCGGATGCAGCCAGCCGGGAAGACCGGTTTGACACGGAACGCGGCGCGGCAGCGCTTCCGGGACCGTATGCGGTATGGGAAAAGACCGGAGACGGTGTATACCGGGCAAAAATATGA
- a CDS encoding indolepyruvate oxidoreductase subunit beta, with amino-acid sequence MKTTSIMIVGVGGQGSLLASRLLGTVLTDEGYDVKLSEVHGMSQRGGSVVTYVRYGDKVYSPIVTEGECDYIISFEKLEAARYAGCLRKGGKIIVNTQQIDPMPVITGAAAYPEDVLEQLKAKGFDIDDFDALGPALEAGSAKAVNIVLMGHFAACTDIPKEKWMAALQKVINPKFMEMNVKAFETGYGK; translated from the coding sequence ATGAAGACGACCAGTATCATGATTGTCGGCGTCGGCGGACAGGGAAGCCTGCTGGCTTCCCGGCTGCTCGGAACCGTACTGACCGATGAAGGGTATGACGTAAAGCTGAGCGAAGTGCATGGCATGAGCCAGCGCGGCGGCAGCGTGGTGACCTATGTGCGTTACGGCGACAAGGTATATTCCCCGATCGTAACGGAAGGGGAATGCGACTATATCATCAGTTTTGAAAAGCTGGAAGCAGCCCGGTATGCCGGATGCCTGCGGAAAGGCGGCAAGATTATCGTCAATACACAGCAGATTGATCCCATGCCCGTGATTACCGGCGCTGCGGCTTATCCCGAGGACGTGCTGGAACAGCTGAAGGCAAAGGGATTTGACATTGACGATTTTGACGCCCTGGGACCGGCACTTGAAGCCGGCAGCGCCAAAGCGGTCAATATCGTGCTGATGGGCCATTTTGCCGCCTGCACGGATATCCCGAAGGAGAAGTGGATGGCTGCCCTGCAGAAGGTGATCAACCCGAAGTTCATGGAAATGAACGTGAAAGCATTTGAAACCGGATATGGAAAATAA
- the iorA gene encoding indolepyruvate ferredoxin oxidoreductase subunit alpha, producing the protein MKKLVIGNEAVAWGLYNAGLGLVSSYPGTPSTEITEFLAKHDDIHSEWAPNEKVATEVAFGASLAGMRSACAMKHVGLNVAADPLFTLSYTGVTGGMVICVADDPAMHSSQNEQDSRHYAIAAKVPMLEPSDSAEAYAFAKSAFALSEEYDTPVLLRMCTRIAHSQCVVDIGEREDVPVKEYVRQPSKYIMMPGYAKLRHPVVEERTAKLQELAENCMYNRVEMAENREIGIITSGCSYLYVKEVFGDDVSVLKIGMPNPLPEKLIRDFAAQVKKLYVIEELDPILENHIRALGIEVTGKGLFSGIGEFSQKTIREAFLSEGIAVPGIPEAQGEAPAVPGRPPMMCSGCPHRGMYYTLVKNHITVLGDIGCYTLGAVAPLNALDSTLCMGASVSGIHGFNAARGEETEKKTVAVIGDSTFMHSGMTGLVNIAYNATNSTVIILDNSITGMTGHQQNPTTGYNIKGDPAAKVDLEALCRALGINRVRVVDPYDLKACEEAVLEELAVAEPSVIISRRPCVLLKYVKPKAPLTVDPDKCRGCRKCMKMGCPSISFRDGKARIDKTLCVGCGVCGQLCAFGAIGEE; encoded by the coding sequence ATGAAAAAACTTGTTATCGGTAACGAGGCGGTGGCCTGGGGACTGTACAATGCCGGACTGGGACTGGTATCCAGCTATCCCGGCACACCTTCCACGGAGATTACAGAGTTCCTGGCCAAGCACGATGATATCCATTCTGAATGGGCACCGAACGAAAAAGTTGCGACGGAAGTCGCTTTTGGCGCCAGCCTGGCAGGAATGCGCTCTGCCTGCGCGATGAAGCACGTCGGCCTGAACGTAGCAGCGGATCCGCTGTTTACCCTGAGCTATACCGGCGTGACCGGCGGCATGGTGATCTGTGTGGCGGATGACCCGGCCATGCATTCCAGCCAGAATGAGCAGGATTCCCGGCACTATGCGATTGCAGCGAAGGTTCCGATGCTGGAGCCTTCCGACTCCGCAGAGGCATATGCATTCGCAAAGAGCGCTTTCGCCCTGAGCGAGGAATATGACACACCTGTGCTGCTGCGGATGTGCACGCGTATTGCCCACAGCCAGTGTGTTGTGGATATCGGGGAGCGGGAGGACGTTCCGGTGAAGGAATATGTCCGGCAACCCTCCAAGTACATTATGATGCCCGGCTATGCCAAGCTCCGCCATCCCGTGGTGGAGGAGCGGACGGCAAAACTGCAAGAGCTGGCCGAAAACTGCATGTACAACCGGGTGGAAATGGCGGAAAACCGTGAAATCGGTATTATTACCTCCGGCTGCAGCTACCTGTATGTGAAAGAAGTTTTCGGGGATGATGTGAGCGTGCTGAAGATCGGCATGCCCAACCCGCTGCCTGAAAAGCTGATCCGTGATTTTGCCGCACAGGTAAAGAAACTGTATGTAATTGAAGAGCTTGATCCGATCCTGGAAAACCATATCCGGGCGCTGGGCATTGAGGTAACCGGCAAGGGCCTGTTCTCCGGAATCGGCGAGTTCAGCCAGAAAACCATCCGGGAAGCGTTCCTGTCCGAAGGAATCGCGGTTCCGGGCATTCCGGAAGCACAGGGAGAAGCACCGGCCGTACCGGGACGTCCCCCGATGATGTGCTCCGGCTGTCCGCACCGGGGAATGTACTACACCCTGGTCAAAAACCATATTACTGTGCTCGGTGATATCGGATGCTATACACTGGGCGCCGTGGCTCCGCTGAACGCGCTGGATTCCACCCTGTGCATGGGCGCGAGCGTTTCCGGAATCCACGGATTCAACGCAGCCCGCGGGGAGGAAACCGAGAAGAAGACCGTGGCGGTGATCGGCGACAGCACGTTCATGCACAGCGGTATGACAGGTCTGGTGAACATTGCCTACAATGCCACCAACTCCACCGTGATCATCCTGGACAATTCCATCACCGGTATGACCGGCCACCAGCAGAACCCGACCACCGGATACAACATCAAAGGCGATCCGGCAGCCAAGGTGGACCTGGAAGCACTGTGCCGGGCGCTGGGCATCAACCGGGTACGCGTCGTGGATCCGTATGACCTGAAGGCATGCGAGGAAGCGGTGCTGGAAGAGCTGGCAGTTGCGGAACCTTCCGTGATTATCAGCCGGCGGCCCTGTGTTCTGCTGAAGTACGTGAAGCCCAAGGCGCCGCTGACGGTAGATCCGGACAAGTGCCGGGGCTGCCGGAAGTGCATGAAGATGGGCTGCCCGTCCATCAGTTTCAGGGATGGCAAAGCCCGGATTGACAAGACACTGTGTGTCGGCTGCGGCGTCTGCGGACAGCTGTGCGCATTTGGCGCCATCGGGGAGGAATAA
- a CDS encoding acyl--CoA ligase yields the protein MTIIELLERNAREWPDDTALIEINPDQPETRRVTWHDFELVEPSVKQRHYRREITWAVFDEKANRVANMLRSHNIGKGKKVAILLMNCIDWLPIYFGVLKTGAVVVPMNFRYAANEIEYCLKLSESNMLIFGPEFIGRVEEIADRIPQVSLVYEGAGCPSFADDLTELINESSSSFPPCTLTEDDDAAIYFSSGTTGFPKAILHKHRSLIHSARVEQAHHGQTRDDCFLCIPPFYHTGAKMHWFGSLISGSKAVILKGTRPQTILEAVSHEKCTIVWLLVPWAQDILTALDSGELRLEDYQLNQWRLMHIGAQPVPQSLIHRWLKYFPNHQYDTNYGLSESIGPGAVHLGIENVRKVGAIGIPGYGWQVKIINPDGSEVKQGEVGELCLKGPGVMVCYYNNPQATAETLKDGWLLTGDMAKQDDEGFIYLVDRKKDVVITGGENLYPVEIENFMAAYPPIKDVAVIGLPDARLGEIAAAIVELVPGATCTEEDIQEFCMGMPRYKRPRKIILAPVPRNATGKIEKPKLRKMYGGEGLVDSQNRS from the coding sequence ATGACCATCATCGAACTGCTGGAGAGAAACGCCCGGGAATGGCCGGACGATACAGCATTGATTGAAATTAACCCGGACCAACCGGAAACCCGCCGGGTTACATGGCATGACTTTGAGCTGGTGGAACCCAGCGTGAAACAGCGCCATTACCGTCGGGAAATCACCTGGGCTGTCTTTGACGAAAAAGCCAACCGGGTGGCGAATATGCTCCGGAGCCACAACATCGGCAAGGGAAAAAAAGTGGCCATCCTGCTGATGAACTGCATTGACTGGCTGCCGATTTATTTCGGCGTGCTGAAGACCGGTGCAGTGGTGGTGCCGATGAACTTCCGGTATGCCGCAAATGAAATTGAATACTGCCTGAAGCTGTCCGAAAGCAACATGCTGATTTTCGGGCCGGAGTTTATCGGCCGTGTGGAGGAAATCGCGGACAGGATTCCCCAGGTTTCCCTGGTATATGAAGGCGCCGGCTGCCCGAGCTTCGCGGACGACCTGACTGAGCTGATCAATGAAAGCAGCAGCAGCTTCCCGCCGTGTACACTGACCGAGGATGATGACGCGGCGATCTATTTCTCATCCGGCACAACGGGATTCCCGAAGGCGATCCTGCACAAGCACCGGAGCCTGATCCATTCCGCACGGGTGGAGCAGGCACATCACGGCCAGACCCGGGATGACTGCTTCCTGTGCATTCCGCCGTTCTATCACACCGGCGCAAAGATGCACTGGTTCGGCAGCCTGATTTCCGGCAGCAAGGCAGTGATCCTGAAGGGAACCCGGCCGCAGACAATCCTGGAGGCTGTAAGCCACGAGAAGTGCACGATCGTATGGCTGCTGGTCCCGTGGGCACAGGATATCCTGACTGCGCTGGACAGCGGCGAACTGCGGTTGGAGGATTACCAGCTGAATCAGTGGCGGCTGATGCACATCGGCGCGCAGCCGGTGCCCCAGAGCCTGATCCACCGCTGGCTGAAGTATTTCCCGAATCATCAGTATGACACCAACTACGGCCTGAGCGAATCCATCGGCCCCGGCGCAGTACATCTGGGTATCGAGAATGTGCGGAAGGTCGGTGCAATCGGTATCCCCGGATATGGTTGGCAGGTCAAGATTATCAACCCGGACGGCTCCGAAGTGAAACAGGGCGAGGTTGGCGAACTGTGCCTGAAGGGCCCCGGCGTTATGGTATGCTACTACAACAACCCGCAGGCTACCGCAGAGACCCTGAAGGACGGCTGGCTGCTGACCGGCGATATGGCCAAGCAGGATGATGAAGGCTTCATCTACCTGGTGGACCGCAAGAAGGATGTGGTCATTACCGGCGGTGAGAACCTGTATCCGGTCGAGATCGAGAACTTTATGGCGGCCTATCCGCCGATCAAGGACGTGGCGGTGATCGGCCTGCCGGATGCCCGGCTGGGCGAGATCGCGGCGGCGATCGTGGAACTGGTTCCCGGCGCGACCTGCACGGAAGAGGATATCCAGGAATTCTGCATGGGCATGCCCCGGTATAAGCGGCCCCGGAAGATCATCCTGGCGCCTGTTCCCCGGAACGCCACCGGCAAGATCGAAAAGCCGAAGCTGCGGAAAATGTACGGCGGCGAAGGTCTGGTGGACAGCCAGAACAGGAGCTGA
- a CDS encoding RluA family pseudouridine synthase has translation MEYRVKTEEDGRRIRDILRRSMEISYSAMKSAKWNGRILLNGEPVHTDARVQAGDTVLFIPAEDRPVYALKPYDIPLEIPYIDEHLMVVVKPSPLASQSSRNHPDDSLENALFSYFGCPADFVYRPVNRLDKGTGGLMVVARTPYAQHLMQRKLHGPDFIRRYLALTDGMPAEHEGVIDLPIGKAPEASVKRIITPDGKRSITRYRVLRGTENGGALILLELRTGRTHQIRVHLSAIGCPVHGDFLYGTEDPERFAGRFALHSAYLEMKHPVTGEQMQFTSVPDWAGTDVLLMDFD, from the coding sequence ATGGAATACCGGGTGAAAACAGAAGAAGACGGCCGGCGGATCCGGGATATCCTGCGGCGCTCGATGGAGATCAGCTACTCCGCAATGAAGAGCGCCAAATGGAACGGGCGGATCCTGCTGAACGGCGAGCCTGTGCATACCGATGCCCGGGTACAGGCCGGGGATACGGTTTTGTTCATTCCGGCAGAGGACCGGCCGGTATATGCACTGAAGCCGTATGATATTCCGCTGGAGATTCCATACATCGATGAGCACCTGATGGTGGTTGTGAAGCCGTCCCCGCTGGCCAGCCAGAGCAGCCGGAACCATCCGGACGACAGCCTGGAGAATGCCCTGTTCAGTTATTTCGGATGCCCGGCGGATTTCGTGTACCGGCCGGTAAACCGGCTGGACAAGGGAACCGGCGGGCTGATGGTTGTTGCCCGAACCCCCTATGCGCAGCACCTGATGCAGCGGAAACTGCACGGACCGGACTTTATCCGGCGCTACCTTGCGCTGACAGACGGCATGCCGGCGGAGCATGAGGGCGTGATCGACCTCCCGATCGGCAAAGCGCCGGAGGCATCCGTGAAACGGATCATTACACCGGACGGAAAACGGAGCATCACCCGGTACAGGGTACTGCGCGGGACCGAAAATGGCGGCGCGCTGATCCTGCTGGAGCTCCGGACAGGTCGGACCCACCAGATCCGTGTTCACCTGAGTGCAATCGGCTGCCCGGTCCACGGGGATTTCCTGTACGGAACCGAGGACCCGGAACGGTTTGCGGGGAGGTTTGCCCTCCACAGCGCGTACCTGGAAATGAAACATCCGGTGACCGGGGAACAGATGCAATTCACATCCGTGCCGGACTGGGCGGGAACGGATGTTCTTTTAATGGACTTTGATTGA